From Juglans regia cultivar Chandler chromosome 9, Walnut 2.0, whole genome shotgun sequence:
TTGAGGAATTCTTTGGAAACCGAGACAACTTGCATGCTGCCATATCATTATACTTATCATTGATCTTCACTATCTAGGCAATCATTGGAGTATGCTGCACTacttattcttctttttaactTATATACATCAGTTGTATGATCTCATTTCCTCTTACTCTGTCTGGTTTGCCACTTGTCAGTCTGATGAAACCTGTAGATATCAATCCAAATGATGAATGGATAAACGTAAGCAAGCATATCTCtgaaatacttttttttcttagttatCTCTGAATAATATCATACAGCTATTCTATACTCCTGAATATCTTTATGCAATGAATTCTATCCATGTTCCCTACTCCTGCTTTTCCTTTTCTACCACTCGCTCCTTGTTAATCTTTGCAACAAATTCTTTTGCAGATGGCCTTGGCTGGAGTGTCTCCACAGATACGTATCCTTCTATTCAATTTCCCTGACACTGACAAAGAAGAGTAAAATAAATGTCAAACATCTGGCATGTCACTCTTAAGTCGCTATATCATATAAGCTTAATGGTTTATGTCTTGTTAAATATTGTAAGACGGTATGTTGGCTTGGCTACATATCTTTCCTTGACAAACTCAGTGATGAAGAGTGCATACAGAAGTGTGATGTTCTACATCGGGCAAAAGGAATTGGAAATGCAGTTCAAGATGAACAGAATAGTTGCTCAATGTCGGCAAAAATGTGAAGCAATGCAAGAAAAATTCACAGAAAAACTTGAGCAGGTGCATACTGCATACCAGAAAATGGCCAAGAGATGCCAAATGATGGAGCAAGAGATTGAGAGCTTGTCCAAGGATAAGCAGGAGCTCCAGGAAAAATTCTCTGAGAAATCCAGGTCAGCCTCTATTATTGTCGTATCTGCTCATTGATGCCAATTATCGATAGTGTATTTTGGTAATTTGCTTATTGGGCTTcgatacaaaatataattccaATGCCAGGCAGAAGAGAAAACTTGATGAAATGTACGACCAATTGAGAAGCGAGTATGATTCAATGAAACGATCAGCCATCCAACCTGCAGGCAGCTTTTATCCAAGAAATGGGCCTGACTTGTTCGCCAACCCAGCTAACATGATGGATAACAGAGACAACATTAGAAAAGGTAAACTTTTTTACCCTTTTATTAACAATTTCTGTCAAGAGTGTAAGCTAGCGTCTATTGTCACCAGAAAAGAAGTTTTTATATACCaagttttctaatttcttataataGTCGGAATGTTAGGCTTTTCAAGGCCATCAATGAGACTGAGGTTAGGTCGACAACACATTTCTGCTTAAACCTTTCAAAAACTAGATGACTTATTTATAGCAGGTTGGCCGCTTTTCACTCCTGACACTCCAGGGCCTAGAGAGGATGTATGGCCAGCGAGACAGAATAGCTCAAACTCTGGCACCTTTGATGTATCTGTTGGCTCACCAGCAAAACAACCAGTCATCCCCGTCGATGCTGGCAACAGAAGGGCTGGTGGTCACCCTGTTTTTGGAGCTGGAGCTAGTAACCCCTCAACGACTTTAAGAAACTTGATACTCTCCCCCATTAAGAGGCCTCAGCTCTCTCGTAACCGCCCTCAGATGTTTACGTAAGTGGCTAGCTTAAAAGTCTGCCAAAAGTTCCACTTTGCTACCTATTTCTGAAGTTTcctgaattattattattattattattattattattttacaggtTTTAAGCCTGGAGTTGAGGGCTTGCAATTTGCCAGATCGATCTTAGTGATGCTTGATACTTATATTCttgatgtaatttttctttccccGTGCACGCGAACCACAAGTATTGATGAAGCtctattttagtttttgtttccttttctacTCTTCCAAATTGACCATCTTTGGGTGAAGAGCTGCCAATTGGTAATTACAAAGATATGGAAATGCTATTGCTTTATAATTACCTATTTTTGGATGGTAAGAATCAGTTGCTAATCCACAGTTTCTCATGTCATGCAATGCATCTCACGCATTTACTGGGTCGACCTTGTATCATTTGTCTTTCTTATTTTTAGCTACGGAGTGGAAAGATGAGGACGATTATTATAAAGTGACgcacaaagaagaagaaaccccAGGGCCTGGATCATTTTAACAGGGTGTGCTGGTTCGGATCTCGGGTACAAACTTGATGCTTCAATAGTTAGAGATATTCAAGATTTGTCTCGTCTCAGTCCAAG
This genomic window contains:
- the LOC108985343 gene encoding E3 ubiquitin-protein ligase CCNB1IP1 homolog isoform X4, whose translation is MTNEMRCNACWRELEGQAISTTCGHLLCTDDASKILGNDGACPICDQILSKSLMKPVDINPNDEWINMALAGVSPQILMKSAYRSVMFYIGQKELEMQFKMNRIVAQCRQKCEAMQEKFTEKLEQVHTAYQKMAKRCQMMEQEIESLSKDKQELQEKFSEKSRQKRKLDEMYDQLRSEYDSMKRSAIQPAGSFYPRNGPDLFANPANMMDNRDNIRKGWPLFTPDTPGPREDVWPARQNSSNSGTFDVSVGSPAKQPVIPVDAGNRRAGGHPVFGAGASNPSTTLRNLILSPIKRPQLSRNRPQMFT
- the LOC108985343 gene encoding E3 ubiquitin-protein ligase CCNB1IP1 homolog isoform X1; this translates as MTNEMRCNACWRELEGQAISTTCGHLLCTDDASKILGNDGACPICDQILSKSLMKPVDINPNDEWINMALAGVSPQILMKSAYRSVMFYIGQKELEMQFKMNRIVAQCRQKCEAMQEKFTEKLEQVHTAYQKMAKRCQMMEQEIESLSKDKQELQEKFSEKSRQKRKLDEMYDQLRSEYDSMKRSAIQPAGSFYPRNGPDLFANPANMMDNRDNIRKAGWPLFTPDTPGPREDVWPARQNSSNSGTFDVSVGSPAKQPVIPVDAGNRRAGGHPVFGAGASNPSTTLRNLILSPIKRPQLSRNRPQMFTF
- the LOC108985343 gene encoding E3 ubiquitin-protein ligase CCNB1IP1 homolog isoform X5, which encodes MTNEMRCNACWRELEGQAISTTCGHLLCTDDASKILGNDGACPICDQILSKSLMKPVDINPNDEWINMALAGVSPQILMKSAYRSVMFYIGQKELEMQFKMNRIVAQCRQKCEAMQEKFTEKLEQVHTAYQKMAKRCQMMEQEIESLSKDKQELQEKFSEKSRQKRKLDEMYDQLRSEYDSMKRSAIQPAGSFYPRNGPDLFANPANMMDNRDNIRKGPREDVWPARQNSSNSGTFDVSVGSPAKQPVIPVDAGNRRAGGHPVFGAGASNPSTTLRNLILSPIKRPQLSRNRPQMFTF
- the LOC108985343 gene encoding E3 ubiquitin-protein ligase CCNB1IP1 homolog isoform X2, encoding MTNEMRCNACWRELEGQAISTTCGHLLCTDDASKILGNDGACPICDQILSKSLMKPVDINPNDEWINMALAGVSPQILMKSAYRSVMFYIGQKELEMQFKMNRIVAQCRQKCEAMQEKFTEKLEQVHTAYQKMAKRCQMMEQEIESLSKDKQELQEKFSEKSRQKRKLDEMYDQLRSEYDSMKRSAIQPAGSFYPRNGPDLFANPANMMDNRDNIRKGWPLFTPDTPGPREDVWPARQNSSNSGTFDVSVGSPAKQPVIPVDAGNRRAGGHPVFGAGASNPSTTLRNLILSPIKRPQLSRNRPQMFTF
- the LOC108985343 gene encoding E3 ubiquitin-protein ligase CCNB1IP1 homolog isoform X6; amino-acid sequence: MTNEMRCNACWRELEGQAISTTCGHLLCTDDASKILGNDGACPICDQILSKSLMKPVDINPNDEWINMALAGVSPQILMKSAYRSVMFYIGQKELEMQFKMNRIVAQCRQKCEAMQEKFTEKLEQVHTAYQKMAKRCQMMEQEIESLSKDKQELQEKFSEKSRQKRKLDEMYDQLRSEYDSMKRSAIQPAGSFYPRNGPDLFANPANMMDNRDNIRKGPREDVWPARQNSSNSGTFDVSVGSPAKQPVIPVDAGNRRAGGHPVFGAGASNPSTTLRNLILSPIKRPQLSRNRPQMFT
- the LOC108985343 gene encoding E3 ubiquitin-protein ligase CCNB1IP1 homolog isoform X3; the encoded protein is MTNEMRCNACWRELEGQAISTTCGHLLCTDDASKILGNDGACPICDQILSKSLMKPVDINPNDEWINMALAGVSPQILMKSAYRSVMFYIGQKELEMQFKMNRIVAQCRQKCEAMQEKFTEKLEQVHTAYQKMAKRCQMMEQEIESLSKDKQELQEKFSEKSRQKRKLDEMYDQLRSEYDSMKRSAIQPAGSFYPRNGPDLFANPANMMDNRDNIRKAGWPLFTPDTPGPREDVWPARQNSSNSGTFDVSVGSPAKQPVIPVDAGNRRAGGHPVFGAGASNPSTTLRNLILSPIKRPQLSRNRPQMFT